One genomic region from Candidatus Melainabacteria bacterium encodes:
- the rpsQ gene encoding 30S ribosomal protein S17 translates to MPKKILTGKVVSNKMDKTIVVAVENKTPHPKYKKTVIRTKKFKAHDETNQCKIGDIVKIIEHPPISKTKRWKLNEVLVKTE, encoded by the coding sequence ATGCCAAAGAAAATTTTAACTGGGAAGGTTGTAAGCAATAAAATGGATAAAACCATTGTTGTTGCAGTTGAAAACAAAACCCCACACCCAAAATATAAAAAAACAGTGATAAGGACAAAAAAGTTTAAAGCACATGATGAAACTAATCAGTGTAAGATTGGAGATATTGTAAAAATCATTGAGCATCCACCAATTAGTAAAACAAAAAGGTGGAAGTTAAACGAAGTCTTGGTAAAAACAGAATAG
- the rpmC gene encoding 50S ribosomal protein L29 produces MALMKLVEIRELTSGELKDQIKKSRIELVDLRMKFASRQLEDVSQIRKKRKEIARLLTIIKSKGGQK; encoded by the coding sequence ATGGCACTTATGAAACTAGTAGAAATTAGAGAATTAACATCTGGTGAATTAAAAGACCAGATAAAAAAATCTAGGATAGAACTTGTTGACTTAAGAATGAAATTTGCAAGCAGACAATTAGAAGATGTCTCTCAAATAAGAAAAAAAAGAAAAGAAATTGCAAGATTGCTTACTATAATTAAATCTAAGGGAGGGCAAAAATAA
- the rplP gene encoding 50S ribosomal protein L16: MLVPRQTKFRKQMRGRMTGKESRGVRLHYGEYGLQALEPAWISSKQLEAARKAMVRSIKRGGKIWIMVYPDKPVTKKPAEVRMGSGKGNPEFWVTVIRPGRILFEMTGIPREIAIESLLLASHKLPIKCRILEKEEHIKG, translated from the coding sequence ATGTTAGTTCCAAGGCAAACAAAATTTAGAAAACAAATGCGTGGGAGAATGACTGGTAAGGAATCACGTGGTGTTAGATTGCATTATGGTGAGTATGGTTTACAAGCACTGGAACCAGCTTGGATTTCATCAAAGCAATTAGAAGCAGCAAGAAAAGCCATGGTAAGAAGTATTAAAAGAGGCGGAAAAATCTGGATTATGGTTTATCCAGATAAACCTGTAACAAAAAAACCAGCCGAAGTTAGAATGGGTTCTGGCAAAGGTAATCCTGAGTTTTGGGTTACAGTTATAAGACCAGGTCGAATTCTTTTTGAGATGACTGGCATTCCAAGAGAAATAGCAATTGAATCGTTACTCTTGGCATCTCATAAGCTACCAATAAAATGTAGGATTCTTGAAAAAGAAGAACATATAAAAGGATAA
- the rpsC gene encoding 30S ribosomal protein S3, with product MGQKTHPKGFRLGIIQTWDSQWYAPPRYYADLVMEDRLIREFIKRKLYNAGISKIEIWRKAQLIQVNIHSIRPGIVVGKGGQGLETLRNQILELINRKDVVVQINVMEVTKPDLDAQLTSEAVAQQLERRVAFRKAMKQAMQRAMRAGALGVKVMVSGRLGGNEIARTEWLREGAIPLHTLRADIDYGLAISRTIFGVIGVKVWIYRGNLMPGETVGSNKEALKPVTDVSEDEGETNFRKGRRRKKR from the coding sequence ATGGGTCAAAAAACACATCCAAAAGGTTTTAGGTTAGGAATTATCCAGACATGGGATTCTCAATGGTATGCACCTCCAAGGTATTATGCAGACTTAGTTATGGAAGATAGGCTAATACGAGAGTTTATAAAAAGAAAACTTTACAATGCAGGTATAAGTAAAATTGAGATTTGGAGAAAAGCTCAATTAATTCAAGTTAATATTCATTCTATAAGACCAGGAATTGTTGTAGGTAAAGGTGGACAAGGTTTAGAAACTTTAAGAAATCAAATTCTTGAATTAATTAACAGGAAAGATGTTGTTGTACAAATTAATGTAATGGAAGTAACTAAGCCTGATTTAGATGCTCAACTTACAAGCGAAGCAGTAGCTCAACAGTTGGAGAGGCGAGTTGCTTTTCGTAAGGCAATGAAACAAGCAATGCAAAGAGCTATGCGTGCTGGCGCATTAGGTGTTAAGGTAATGGTTTCAGGCAGGCTTGGAGGCAATGAAATTGCAAGAACAGAATGGCTTCGGGAAGGTGCAATACCATTACATACGTTGAGAGCAGATATTGATTATGGTCTTGCAATTTCAAGAACTATATTTGGAGTAATTGGTGTAAAGGTTTGGATTTATCGTGGCAATTTAATGCCTGGCGAAACTGTGGGGTCAAATAAAGAAGCACTAAAACCAGTAACAGATGTTAGTGAGGATGAAGGTGAAACTAATTTTAGAAAAGGGAGAAGAAGGAAAAAAAGGTAA
- the rplV gene encoding 50S ribosomal protein L22: MAKAIVKYVRMSPRKLRRVVDVIRGKSTIEAQTILKFMPYAAAKIVEKVLKSAVSNAKENEKLDPKELKISYACVDGAPTLRRWRAVSRGRGYPILKRTSHVTLEVVSDSDLASSKPVKAATKYEHKDKEKKEEKK; the protein is encoded by the coding sequence ATGGCAAAAGCAATTGTAAAATACGTTAGAATGTCTCCACGAAAGTTACGAAGAGTAGTTGACGTTATTCGTGGCAAAAGTACAATTGAAGCACAAACTATTTTAAAGTTTATGCCCTATGCTGCAGCAAAAATTGTTGAAAAAGTTTTAAAATCAGCAGTTTCTAATGCAAAAGAAAATGAAAAACTAGATCCTAAAGAGCTTAAGATCTCATATGCATGTGTAGATGGAGCACCAACATTACGCAGGTGGAGAGCAGTTTCAAGAGGAAGAGGGTATCCTATTTTAAAAAGAACAAGCCATGTAACACTAGAAGTTGTATCAGATTCAGATCTTGCTTCTTCAAAACCAGTAAAGGCAGCTACTAAATATGAACATAAAGACAAAGAAAAAAAAGAGGAGAAAAAATAA
- the rpsS gene encoding 30S ribosomal protein S19, giving the protein MGRSLKKGPYVHPSLIKKILDMNKSGKKQVLKCWKRASMIVPEMIGHTIAVHNGRKFIPVYVTEQMIGHRLGEFSPTRFFRAHSGIAKKEDTTGSPPPQGKATQG; this is encoded by the coding sequence ATGGGAAGATCACTTAAAAAAGGTCCTTATGTTCATCCTTCACTTATTAAAAAAATACTTGATATGAATAAATCAGGCAAAAAGCAAGTTTTAAAATGCTGGAAACGTGCGTCAATGATTGTACCTGAAATGATAGGACACACTATTGCAGTACACAACGGCAGAAAATTTATACCTGTTTATGTTACAGAACAAATGATTGGTCATAGGTTAGGTGAGTTCTCTCCTACTAGGTTTTTTAGAGCACATTCTGGAATAGCAAAGAAAGAAGACACAACAGGTAGTCCGCCACCTCAAGGAAAGGCAACACAAGGTTAA
- the rplB gene encoding 50S ribosomal protein L2, producing the protein MPVKERKPLTPGQRGMSFIDFSDITKSRPERSLLTKIKRISGRNNQGRITTRHKGGGHKKHYRLIDFKRSKNDVPGKVVAIEYDPNRNCRIALVNYKDGEKNYILAPIGLKVNDVVISGNNIEQKAGNTMPLRNITIGEFVHNVEMKPGCGGQIARSAGASAQLLAKEDEYATLRLPSGEMRKININCRASLGQLGNVDHLNVSLGKAGRKRHLGIRPTVRGAAMNPVDHRHGGGEGKSPIGGQPKTAYGKPAVGKTRKPKLSDKYIIARRKK; encoded by the coding sequence ATGCCAGTAAAAGAAAGAAAACCATTAACACCAGGACAAAGAGGAATGAGCTTTATTGATTTTAGTGACATTACTAAATCCAGACCTGAACGTAGTTTATTAACAAAGATAAAAAGAATCTCTGGAAGAAACAACCAGGGCAGGATTACAACAAGACATAAAGGTGGAGGACATAAAAAACATTACAGGTTAATTGATTTTAAAAGAAGTAAAAATGATGTTCCAGGAAAGGTTGTAGCAATTGAATATGATCCAAATAGAAATTGCAGGATTGCACTAGTTAATTATAAGGATGGAGAAAAAAATTACATACTTGCACCAATAGGTTTAAAAGTAAATGATGTTGTAATATCAGGTAATAATATTGAGCAAAAAGCTGGTAATACTATGCCACTTAGAAATATTACTATTGGTGAGTTTGTACACAATGTCGAAATGAAGCCTGGTTGTGGCGGACAAATAGCTAGGTCAGCTGGAGCTAGTGCTCAGTTACTTGCAAAAGAAGATGAATATGCAACTTTAAGATTACCCTCAGGTGAAATGAGAAAGATTAATATAAATTGTAGAGCTTCTTTAGGTCAGCTTGGAAATGTAGATCATCTGAACGTTAGTTTAGGTAAAGCAGGAAGAAAACGACATCTTGGCATAAGACCAACTGTTCGTGGTGCTGCAATGAATCCTGTTGATCATAGACATGGTGGTGGTGAAGGTAAAAGTCCTATTGGTGGCCAACCAAAGACAGCTTATGGTAAGCCTGCAGTAGGAAAGACAAGAAAACCTAAACTCTCAGATAAATATATAATTGCAAGGAGAAAGAAATAA
- a CDS encoding 50S ribosomal protein L23 has translation MNQNISNVILKPVITEKSTALSKHNKYTFLIARGATKDDVKSVFKEIFPDRKVLDIQTLKIKGHKKRTKGGYKLPVDKKKVIITISGAKLEFFPEVS, from the coding sequence ATGAATCAAAACATATCAAATGTAATCCTCAAGCCAGTTATAACTGAAAAAAGTACTGCTTTAAGCAAGCATAATAAATATACTTTTTTGATAGCAAGAGGTGCTACAAAAGATGATGTTAAGAGTGTATTTAAAGAAATTTTCCCAGATAGAAAAGTCTTAGATATCCAAACCTTAAAAATAAAAGGACATAAGAAAAGAACAAAAGGTGGCTATAAGTTACCGGTTGACAAAAAGAAAGTAATCATTACCATAAGTGGAGCTAAACTAGAATTTTTCCCTGAGGTATCGTAA
- the rplD gene encoding 50S ribosomal protein L4 yields MSKTSVQHVEKKTRVEPNVHLLHLSVLRHLNNKRAGTASTKTRAEVRGGGKKPWKQKGTGRARAGSSRSPLWVGGGVTFGPKPRSYKQNLPKKARKIAIAQALALSKEKIEILKGLPEVTDGKTKSFLSLIKSSGLTKRPLLLIADPNEHYFQEALRASRNIPDIKMEDERFISVYEIMKAVSIGITESALKKLEERLPKVT; encoded by the coding sequence ATGTCAAAAACAAGCGTACAACATGTTGAGAAAAAAACAAGGGTAGAACCAAACGTTCATTTATTACATTTATCAGTTTTAAGACATTTAAATAACAAGAGAGCTGGTACAGCTTCTACTAAAACAAGAGCAGAAGTTAGAGGGGGTGGTAAGAAACCCTGGAAACAAAAAGGTACTGGTAGAGCTAGAGCAGGTTCAAGCAGATCGCCATTATGGGTTGGTGGAGGAGTTACTTTTGGTCCTAAACCAAGATCTTATAAACAAAACCTTCCTAAAAAGGCTAGAAAGATTGCAATTGCTCAAGCACTTGCTTTAAGTAAAGAAAAGATAGAAATATTAAAAGGATTACCAGAAGTTACAGATGGAAAAACAAAAAGTTTTTTAAGTTTAATTAAATCATCAGGTCTTACAAAAAGGCCATTGCTTTTAATAGCAGACCCTAATGAACATTATTTCCAAGAAGCTCTTAGAGCATCTAGAAATATACCAGATATAAAAATGGAAGATGAAAGATTTATTAGTGTTTATGAGATTATGAAAGCTGTTTCAATAGGAATTACTGAAAGTGCTTTAAAGAAGCTTGAAGAAAGATTACCAAAGGTAACATAA
- a CDS encoding glycosyltransferase family 9 protein: MRALFINPGGIGDQILLLPTVKLLKEKYPNCMIDLLTEPRSECVANLTNLFRKVKVFDFKEKNPNILRLIKIIRARNYKYIISTGSSYKANLVAFLGNSNTKIGFYSGVLSNFFLTQSIKLNTKQYATNMFAELLLPIFPELKNLIQSKDLIPEIKLNPEAIQWAKEILVPRIQERYYAKKIFIHPGVSKLSIQKNILKSWPGKNWAALIEKLLENKDNNVILLGGKDDTDTINEIHKRLTFFARPKNFFDFSSLDLSIEKLAALIGSSDLLVCADSVPMHIGVALGKKIVSFFGPTDPKKLLPKDPRFIAVHVNDLECRPCLFDTRKKSCSKPECLGVLPETMLSAINKVIHSETLPC; the protein is encoded by the coding sequence ATGAGAGCTTTATTTATAAATCCTGGAGGTATTGGAGATCAAATATTACTTTTACCTACAGTGAAACTTTTAAAAGAGAAATATCCAAACTGTATGATTGACTTATTAACTGAACCAAGAAGTGAATGTGTAGCAAACCTTACTAACTTATTTAGAAAAGTCAAGGTATTTGATTTTAAAGAAAAAAATCCAAATATTCTTAGGTTAATAAAAATAATAAGAGCAAGAAACTATAAATATATTATTTCAACAGGTTCTTCTTATAAAGCAAATTTAGTTGCTTTCTTGGGTAACTCAAACACTAAGATAGGATTTTACAGTGGTGTTTTAAGCAACTTCTTTTTAACACAAAGCATAAAACTAAATACAAAACAATATGCAACAAATATGTTTGCTGAATTACTACTACCAATATTTCCGGAATTAAAAAACTTAATTCAAAGTAAGGATCTAATACCAGAAATAAAATTAAACCCCGAAGCAATTCAATGGGCTAAAGAAATCCTAGTTCCACGAATCCAAGAAAGATATTACGCAAAGAAAATCTTTATTCATCCAGGGGTAAGTAAACTTAGTATTCAAAAAAATATTTTAAAAAGTTGGCCAGGAAAAAACTGGGCAGCTTTAATAGAAAAATTATTAGAAAATAAAGACAATAATGTCATTCTTTTAGGAGGAAAAGATGATACTGATACAATAAACGAGATCCATAAAAGACTTACTTTTTTTGCTAGACCTAAAAACTTTTTTGATTTTAGTTCATTAGATCTCTCAATTGAAAAACTAGCTGCTTTAATTGGTTCATCTGATTTACTTGTTTGTGCAGATTCGGTTCCAATGCATATTGGTGTAGCACTAGGGAAAAAGATTGTCTCTTTTTTTGGTCCTACTGATCCTAAAAAGCTCTTACCAAAAGATCCAAGGTTCATTGCTGTACATGTAAATGATCTTGAATGTAGACCTTGTTTATTTGACACAAGAAAAAAATCATGTTCAAAACCAGAATGTTTAGGTGTATTGCCGGAAACAATGCTCAGTGCTATTAACAAAGTAATTCATAGCGAGACTTTACCTTGTTAA
- a CDS encoding triose-phosphate isomerase — protein sequence MRKKIIIGNWKMYLSLLEAQDLVFKLKNYAKEKNNVDIAVCPSFVYLQAINKILTGSKIKIGSQNMFYKEEGAFTGEVSPKMLRNLNIEMVIIGHSERRQYFNETDENINLKIKAALKHGLIPVFCVGENLNIRENGQAKEWIKKQILSGVKDLTEKEVENLIIAYEPIWAIGTGKICSGKDANEIIQMIRNTLNSEKIRILYGGSIKSDNFSEHINYPDIDGGLVGGSSLKLEEFTKIIDLASLANTLHGLPQSRPV from the coding sequence ATGAGGAAGAAAATAATAATAGGTAACTGGAAAATGTACCTAAGTCTTTTGGAAGCTCAAGATCTTGTTTTTAAACTTAAAAATTATGCAAAAGAAAAAAATAATGTAGATATTGCTGTATGTCCTTCATTTGTTTATCTTCAAGCTATAAACAAAATTCTTACAGGAAGTAAAATTAAAATTGGCTCGCAAAACATGTTTTATAAAGAAGAAGGAGCATTTACAGGTGAGGTCTCGCCAAAAATGTTAAGAAATTTAAACATTGAAATGGTAATTATAGGTCATAGTGAAAGAAGACAATATTTTAATGAAACAGATGAAAATATAAACTTAAAAATCAAGGCAGCTCTTAAGCATGGTCTTATACCAGTTTTTTGTGTAGGAGAAAATTTAAACATAAGAGAAAATGGACAAGCTAAGGAATGGATAAAAAAGCAGATTTTATCAGGGGTAAAAGATCTTACAGAAAAAGAAGTAGAAAATTTAATAATAGCTTATGAACCAATCTGGGCAATTGGGACTGGAAAAATTTGTAGTGGTAAAGATGCAAATGAAATAATTCAGATGATTAGAAATACTCTAAATAGTGAAAAAATAAGAATACTTTATGGAGGCAGCATAAAATCAGATAATTTTAGTGAACACATTAATTATCCAGATATTGATGGAGGATTAGTTGGTGGTTCTAGTTTAAAGCTTGAAGAGTTTACTAAAATTATTGACTTGGCAAGTTTGGCAAATACCTTACATGGACTTCCTCAAAGCCGTCCTGTATAA
- a CDS encoding O-antigen ligase family protein, giving the protein MSKIVNSGFEEGFHSFIRCSQDYFVFLWVLFFLSQNESKFKLIKYSLLIAAIISISYGLLQFFHMDILHRQTDINRLSGFHKNSYSYGGQLIIFFFLILNNLFLTCSKKKVFTIIFLIMCLFCILCTLERSVILSVFIGLALFLIIQKNHKIALFATVASVLGVILLALTVNKKFLKRVENILFAPDSLLGNVRFKVWDIAISIWKKNILFGTKEFPLIYHEVSSTHPAQILTHAHNTYLQILVTKGLIGFFAFINLFFSILYYSIKNLGKNTYVLSLFSVMIAFLVHGFFEFYWGDTEVRYLLIYFIGFVLSNSLDLKLKKE; this is encoded by the coding sequence TTGTCTAAAATTGTTAATTCAGGCTTTGAAGAAGGTTTTCATTCTTTTATTAGATGTAGCCAGGATTATTTTGTATTCTTGTGGGTTTTGTTTTTTCTATCACAGAATGAAAGCAAGTTTAAACTTATTAAATATTCTCTTTTAATTGCAGCCATTATTTCAATTAGTTATGGTTTACTTCAGTTCTTTCATATGGACATTCTTCATAGACAAACTGATATTAATCGTTTATCAGGCTTTCACAAGAACTCTTATTCTTATGGTGGGCAGTTAATTATTTTTTTCTTTTTAATCTTAAATAATTTGTTTTTAACTTGTAGTAAAAAGAAGGTTTTTACTATTATATTTTTAATTATGTGCCTTTTTTGTATTTTATGTACTTTAGAGCGTTCAGTTATATTGAGTGTATTTATTGGTTTAGCTTTATTTCTTATTATTCAAAAAAATCACAAGATAGCTTTGTTTGCAACAGTTGCAAGTGTGCTTGGTGTAATTCTTTTAGCTCTTACCGTCAATAAAAAATTTTTAAAACGAGTTGAAAACATATTATTTGCTCCAGACAGTTTACTGGGTAATGTTAGATTTAAAGTTTGGGATATTGCAATAAGTATATGGAAGAAAAATATTTTATTTGGTACAAAGGAATTTCCTCTTATATATCATGAAGTGAGTAGTACTCATCCTGCTCAAATATTAACTCATGCACATAACACATATTTGCAGATATTAGTTACAAAAGGCTTGATTGGTTTTTTTGCATTTATAAATCTATTCTTCTCAATATTGTATTATTCTATTAAAAATCTTGGGAAAAACACATATGTGTTGAGTTTGTTTTCAGTAATGATTGCATTTTTAGTACATGGATTTTTTGAATTTTATTGGGGAGACACTGAGGTAAGGTATTTGTTGATTTATTTCATTGGTTTTGTTTTAAGTAATTCATTGGATTTAAAATTAAAAAAGGAGTAA
- the thiS gene encoding sulfur carrier protein ThiS: MKINGEVKLVPQNISILNLLKLYKINPERVVIELNKVVLKKEYYENTKLKENDELEIITFVGGG; this comes from the coding sequence ATTAAAATTAATGGTGAAGTCAAATTAGTTCCTCAAAACATCTCTATTTTAAATCTCTTAAAACTCTATAAAATAAATCCAGAAAGAGTTGTTATAGAGTTAAATAAAGTTGTTTTAAAAAAAGAGTATTATGAAAACACAAAACTTAAAGAAAATGATGAGCTAGAAATAATAACATTTGTTGGAGGGGGATAA
- a CDS encoding chorismate-binding protein, which translates to MNELSVFSLNHEILADLETPVSTFYKLCEDKPHSFLLESVESNEKLGRYSIIGTEPILLFHSKGNETLLENKVTNKITKLENNPFNSLKKLLKDIKTYDKENSSFQGFVGYFGYENIRWIEPRTKLTYSNQAPDVSLIYPGKVVIFDHILHKVNLIANVLLPSGNKTELTTTHSQAKEKLNLLLSDFKKPKQFKLLSLNYENNNEITYTSNIKKENYINTITKAKDYIKNGDIFQVVLSQKLLVQGKHNGFLLYRALRSINPSPYLFYLNYKDFEIAGSSPEVMVKSEKLFQEKNSVKKASLRPIAGTYPRGKNDKEDLNNISKLLSDPKEKAEHLMLVDLARNDLGRVCESGSIKVPELMTIEKYSHVLHIVSQVEGILKQDKTSIDLLCASFPAGTLSGAPKVRAIEIINELEKDQRGPYGGCIGFFGLDDTINTCMTIRTFIVYKDYLEIQVGAGIVADSNPENEYKETLRKGAALFKAIKSLECI; encoded by the coding sequence ATGAATGAATTATCTGTCTTTTCGCTTAATCATGAAATATTAGCTGACTTAGAAACACCAGTTAGTACGTTTTATAAATTGTGTGAAGATAAGCCTCATTCCTTTTTACTTGAGTCTGTTGAAAGTAATGAAAAACTAGGAAGATATTCAATCATTGGAACTGAACCTATTTTACTTTTTCATTCCAAGGGAAATGAAACATTATTAGAAAATAAGGTTACTAACAAAATAACTAAATTAGAAAATAACCCTTTCAATTCTTTAAAAAAGCTTCTTAAAGACATTAAAACATATGATAAAGAAAACTCTAGCTTTCAAGGATTTGTAGGTTACTTTGGCTATGAAAACATTCGTTGGATTGAACCAAGAACTAAACTAACTTATTCCAACCAAGCTCCAGATGTAAGTTTAATATATCCAGGGAAGGTAGTAATTTTTGATCATATACTCCATAAAGTAAATTTAATTGCAAATGTACTTTTACCTTCGGGAAATAAAACTGAATTAACTACAACACACTCACAAGCAAAAGAAAAACTTAACTTACTTTTAAGTGACTTTAAGAAACCAAAACAATTTAAATTATTATCACTTAACTATGAAAATAATAACGAGATTACATATACAAGTAACATAAAAAAAGAAAACTACATTAATACAATAACCAAGGCAAAAGATTACATAAAAAATGGTGATATTTTTCAAGTTGTTCTTTCTCAAAAGCTTTTAGTGCAAGGTAAGCACAATGGTTTTTTATTGTATAGAGCTTTAAGAAGCATAAATCCTTCACCTTATCTTTTTTATTTAAATTACAAAGACTTTGAGATTGCAGGCTCTTCACCAGAAGTTATGGTTAAAAGTGAAAAATTATTCCAAGAGAAGAACTCTGTCAAAAAAGCATCACTAAGACCAATTGCAGGAACTTATCCTAGAGGAAAAAATGATAAAGAAGACTTAAATAATATTTCAAAACTTTTAAGTGATCCAAAAGAAAAAGCAGAACATTTAATGCTTGTTGATTTAGCAAGAAATGATTTAGGAAGAGTTTGTGAATCAGGCTCAATTAAAGTTCCAGAGCTTATGACTATTGAAAAATATTCACATGTTTTACACATAGTAAGCCAAGTAGAAGGCATATTAAAACAAGATAAGACATCAATTGATCTTTTGTGTGCTTCATTTCCTGCAGGTACTTTAAGTGGAGCACCTAAAGTAAGAGCAATTGAAATTATAAATGAACTAGAAAAAGATCAAAGAGGACCATATGGCGGATGTATAGGATTTTTTGGACTAGATGATACTATAAACACGTGTATGACTATAAGAACATTTATAGTTTACAAAGATTACCTTGAAATTCAGGTAGGAGCAGGAATTGTAGCAGATTCAAATCCAGAAAATGAATACAAAGAAACTCTTAGAAAAGGTGCAGCATTATTTAAAGCTATAAAATCACTAGAATGTATTTAA
- a CDS encoding ribonuclease HII encodes MEKNKLIEYDYYVTNALTNVRNKNHFIGIDEVGRGALAGPVIACAFSWKNCKNTFEELHNLKVLLKLNDSKQLNVKERKKLYKSLIKLGDFSLGYASVLEINKLNILNATFLAMKRAFDGLIKSIENNFLEPFILIDGNKFNPYINCRQLSIIGGDAKSALIASASIIAKIYRDMLMKKLSKHKKFKLYRWNRNVGYGTLFHRTAIKKHGLTPLHRKLFVRKVLNTF; translated from the coding sequence ATGGAGAAAAATAAGTTAATTGAATATGACTATTATGTTACTAATGCTTTAACAAATGTTAGAAATAAAAATCATTTTATTGGTATTGATGAAGTAGGCAGGGGAGCATTAGCTGGTCCTGTTATTGCATGTGCCTTTAGCTGGAAGAATTGTAAAAATACATTTGAAGAATTACATAATTTGAAAGTGTTATTAAAGTTAAATGACTCTAAACAATTAAATGTCAAAGAACGCAAAAAGTTATATAAATCACTAATTAAACTTGGTGACTTTTCATTAGGATATGCATCTGTTCTTGAGATAAATAAATTAAATATTTTAAATGCAACCTTTCTTGCTATGAAAAGAGCCTTTGATGGTTTAATTAAATCCATTGAAAATAATTTTTTAGAGCCTTTTATTTTAATAGACGGTAATAAATTTAATCCTTATATAAACTGTAGGCAGTTGTCAATTATTGGTGGTGATGCTAAATCTGCTTTAATAGCAAGTGCTTCAATAATTGCAAAAATTTACAGGGATATGTTAATGAAAAAACTTTCAAAGCATAAAAAGTTTAAGTTATATAGATGGAACAGAAATGTTGGATATGGGACTCTCTTTCATCGTACTGCCATTAAAAAGCACGGACTGACTCCATTACATAGAAAATTATTTGTAAGGAAAGTATTAAATACATTCTAG
- the rplS gene encoding 50S ribosomal protein L19 — translation MNPLIKEISLKALKKDLPKIQVGDTVKVTVVIKEGSKERNQNYEGVILKMKGVGINKTFTVRRVFQGVGVERVFFLNSPKIVQVKIIRRGKTRRAKLYFLRERTGKSTKLREKMEGFSEEADSIKEMIPEEGKLVEAG, via the coding sequence ATGAACCCGCTAATAAAAGAGATATCATTAAAAGCTTTAAAAAAAGACTTACCAAAAATACAAGTAGGTGATACTGTCAAAGTTACAGTAGTTATTAAAGAAGGAAGTAAAGAAAGAAATCAAAACTATGAAGGTGTCATTCTTAAAATGAAAGGTGTGGGAATAAATAAAACTTTTACAGTAAGAAGAGTTTTCCAGGGAGTTGGTGTAGAAAGAGTCTTCTTTTTAAATTCTCCCAAAATTGTACAAGTGAAAATCATTAGGCGAGGTAAAACAAGAAGAGCTAAGCTTTACTTCTTAAGAGAAAGAACAGGGAAATCAACAAAATTAAGAGAAAAAATGGAAGGTTTCTCAGAAGAAGCAGATTCAATTAAAGAAATGATCCCTGAGGAAGGAAAATTAGTAGAGGCAGGGTAA
- a CDS encoding peptidylprolyl isomerase yields the protein MIKHYQCLITLLTTIMFFLILPMHPNEPIKSEKDTVLIQTEKGLIKIKLFIKEAPITTNNFIDLVKKGFYDGTIFHRVVENFVVQGGDPLGDGTGNYVDPESGKPRFIKLETSPNLKFDKPGKVGMARTSNPNSASCQFFIALQSLPSLNPGGVDPNGYAVFGQVTDDTFETVKKIVSDSKPSVPGSDRPAKPVKMIKVTLQ from the coding sequence ATGATAAAACACTATCAATGTTTAATAACACTGCTAACTACAATTATGTTTTTTTTAATTTTACCTATGCATCCTAATGAACCAATAAAATCAGAAAAAGATACAGTTTTAATTCAAACAGAAAAAGGACTTATTAAAATTAAGCTTTTTATTAAAGAAGCACCTATTACAACAAACAATTTTATTGATCTAGTAAAAAAAGGATTTTATGATGGAACTATATTTCATAGGGTAGTTGAAAACTTTGTAGTTCAAGGAGGTGATCCCTTGGGAGATGGAACAGGGAATTATGTAGATCCAGAAAGTGGAAAACCTAGATTTATAAAACTGGAAACCAGTCCAAATTTAAAATTTGACAAACCAGGCAAAGTTGGAATGGCAAGAACATCAAATCCAAATAGTGCAAGTTGTCAATTCTTTATTGCATTACAATCTCTTCCATCATTAAATCCAGGAGGAGTTGATCCAAATGGATATGCAGTGTTTGGACAAGTAACGGATGATACTTTTGAAACAGTAAAAAAGATAGTAAGTGATTCAAAGCCTTCTGTTCCAGGCAGCGACAGGCCTGCTAAACCAGTAAAAATGATAAAAGTTACATTGCAGTGA